The Streptomyces sp. NBC_00102 genome segment CTCCGCCACCCAGCTGCTGCTGCTCGCCGACGACCCCGACGCCTTCGCGCGGGAGCTGGCCCGCCCGATGCCCCGCCCGCCGCAGCCCGCCGCCCGCCGGGGCACCCGGTTCCACGCCTGGGTCGAGTCCCGCTGGGAAGAGCTCCCGCTGCCGATGCTCGGCCCCGACGAACTCCCGGGCGGCGACGGAGACGAGAACGACATCGCCGACGAACGCGAGCTCGCCGAACTGAAGGAGGCGTTCGAGCGGACCGAGTACGCCCGCCGCACCCCGTACCGGGTCGAGACCCCCTTCCAGATCTCGCTCGCCGGGCGGGTCGTCCGGGGCAGGATCGACGCCGTGTACCGCGCGGAGGACGGCAGCCACGAGATCGTCGACTGGAAGACCAGCCGCCACCGCACCGCCGACCCGCTCCAGCTCGCCGTCTACCGGCTCGCCTGGGCCGAACTCCACGACCTGCCCGTCGAATCCGTCACGGCGACCTTCCTGTACGTACGTACAGGAGAGACCGTCCGGCCCCGCTCGCTGCCCGGCCGGCCGGAGCTGGAGCGCCTGCTGCTGGATGAGCAACCTCCGCGGGCCCGTTAGGCTCAATGGCATGAGCGACACCCCGGACAGCGCCGTCCAGCCGTACATCGAGCAGCACCGCGAGTCCTTCCTCGAAGACCTCGCGGCATGGCTCCGCATCCCCTCCGTCTCCGCCCAGCCGGAGCACGCCGGGGACGTACGGCGCAGCGCCGCATGGCTGTCCGACAAGCTCAGGGACACCGGGTTCCCGGTGTCCGAGGTCTGGGAGACGCCGGGCGCCCCGGCGGTTTTCGCCGAGTGGCCCTCCGACGATCCCGACGCCCCCGTCGTCCTGGTCTACGGCCACCACGACGTACAGCCCGCCGCCCGCGAGGACGGCTGGCACACCGAGCCGTTCGAACCGGTCGTCCGGGACGGGCGGATGTACGGACGGGGCGCCGCGGACGACAAGGGCCAGGTGTTCTTCCACACACTCGGCGTCCGCGCCCACCTCGCCGCGACCGGCCGCACCACCCCTGCCGTCCACCTCAAGCTCCTCGTCGAGGGCGAGGAGGAGTCGGGTTCCCCGCACTTCCGCGCCCTGGCCGAGGAACGCGCCGAGCGCCTCGCCGCCGACATCGTGATCGTCTCCGACACCGGCATGTGGGACGAGGACACCCCGACCGTCTGCACCGGCATGCGCGGCCTCGCCGAGTGCGAGATCGAGCTGTACGGCCCCGAGCAGGACATCCACTCCGGATCGTTCGGCGGTGCCGTCCCCAACCCCGCGACCGAGGTGGCCCGCCTGGTCGCCGCCCTCCACGACGAGCGCGGCCGCGTCGCCGTCCCCGGCTTCTACGACGGGGTGGCCGAACTCAGCGACGCCGAGCGCGCTCTCTTCGCCGAGCTCCCCTTCGACGAGGCCGCCTGGCTGCGCACCGCCAAGTCCACCGCTGCCTCCGGCGAGGACGGTTACTCCACCCTCGAACGTGTCTGGGCCCGCCCCACCGCCGAGGTCAACGGCATCGGCGGCGGCTATCAGGGCGCCGGCAGCAAGACGATCATCCCCTCCTCCGCGCTGGTCAAGATCAGCTTCCGGCTGGTCGCGGGCCAGGACCCGGACCGGGTGGAGAAGCTCGTACGGAGCTGGGCCGAGGACCGGATGCCCGCGGGCATCCGCCACCGGATCACCTTCACCCCCGCGACCCGGGCCTGTCTGACCCCGCTCGACCACCCCGCCCTCCAGGCGCTGGCCCGCGCCATGGGGCGGGCGTTCGGCAAACAGGTCCTCTTCACCCGGGAGGGGGGCTCCGGCCCCGCCGCCGACCTCCAGGACGTGCTCGGGGCGCCCGTCCTCTTCCTCGGCATCTCCGTACCGTCCGACGGCTGGCACGCCCCCGACGAAAAAGTCGAGCTCGGCCTCCTTTTCAAGGGCGTGGAGACCACCGCCCACCTCTGGGGTGAACTGGCCGCCGCACTCCGCCGCAACAACTGAGTACCCGATCCGCCCCGGGGGAGTAGGAAGCAAGAACTGTGAGTACCTTCAGCACCGACCACACCAACCGCCCCATCGGCCTCACCGCCCCGAGCGGCATCGACCGCGCGGCCCACCACCGTCTGGACGAGGCGTGGCTCGCCGTCGCCTGGAGCCACCCCACCACCAAGGTCTTCGTCGTTTCCGGCGGCCAGGTGCTGGTCGACGACACCGCCGACGGCGGCACCGAGATCGTCATGACACCGGCCTTCGAGGCCCCCCTGACCGAGACCCACCGTTACTTCCTCGGCACCGACGGGGACGGGGTCAGCTACTTCGCCCTCCAGAAGGACTCGCTGCCCGGCCGGATGGACCAGCAGGCCAGGCCCGCCGGACTGCGCGAGGCGGGCATGCTGCTCAGCGACCGGGACGCCGGCCTCATGGTCCACGCGGTGGCCCTGGAGAACTGGCAGCGGCTGCACCGCTTCTGCTCCCGCTGCGGCGAGCGCACCATGATCGCGGCGGCCGGGCACATCCGCCGCTGCCAGGCGTGCGGCGCCGAGCACTACCCCCGTACCGACCCCGCCGTGATCATGCTGGTCGTCGACGACCAGGACCGCGCCCTGCTCGGCCGCCAGGTGCACTGGCCCGAGGGCCGGTTCTCGACCCTCGCCGGGTTCGTGGAGCCGGGCGAGTCGATAGAGCAGTCGGTCGCCCGCGAGGTGCTGGAAGAGGCCGGAATCACCATCGGGGAGGTCGAGTACGTCGCCAGCCAGCCCTGGCCCTTCCCGTCCAGCCTGATGCTCGGCTTCATGGCGCGGGCCACCACGTCGGAGATAAACGTGGACGGCGACGAGATCGAGGAAGCCCGCTGGTTCTCCCGCGACGAACTGACGGAGGCCTTCGAGTCGGGCGAGGTACTGCCCCCGAACGGCATCTCCATCGCGGCCCGGCTCATCGAGATGTGGTACGGCAAGCCCCTCCCGAAGGTCCGCCCGCTGGGCTGAGGCCGGGGGACGGGCGGCGGGCAGCGGGCCGGTCGGGCGGTGGACGGCCCGGTCGGGCGGGACGGGACAGGCCGTGCGGGCCGGAGCGGTCGGTGGTCACCGCTCCGGTGGGGTACGGCCGCGGACCCCGGGCCCGGTCCGGCCCGCTCCCGCCCGGCCCGCTCCCGCCCTTGCCGCGCGCAACCTCAGCCGGAGCCGGGTGAGCACACGGCCGGTGACGACTCCGTGTACTGCCCGGCGAGGCCGATCAGCTCGTCCAGGCGTGTCCGTGCCCGGGTCAGGTCCTCGATCCGGGCCTGGATGCGCTCGCGTTCGCCGGTGAGCCGGAGCGTCATCTCCGGCGTCGCGACCAGCGTGTCGGCGAACGGCAGGATGTCCAGGATCGCCTTGCTCGGCAGCCCGGCCGAGTAGAGGAGCTGGATGAACCTCACCCGCTCGACGTCGGACTCGGCGTACTGGCGCTGGTCCCCCGGACCACGGGCGGCGACGACGAGCCCCTGCTCCTCGTAGTAGCGCATGGCCCGAACGCTGACCCCCGCGCGTTCGGCGACCCTCCCGATACGCATCGCGTCCAGCCTCCTTCGTCCGGTCGTCCTCGGCCGTTTCATCCGGTCCTATGCTCCGATGCCGGAACTCGTTCGGACCCGATCCGGGCATGGACTTGAACCTCACGTCGGCGTGAGGTTTTAGCGTACGTGCATGGACATCAGCGGAGCCACAGCGCTCGTCACCGGAGCGAACCGCGGCATAGGCCGCCACCTCGCAGCCCAGCTCGTGGAGCGGGGCGCGAAGGTCTACGCGACCGCACGTCGGCCGGAAGCCGTCGACCTCGACGGCGTGGAGATCCTCGCCCTCGACATCACCGACCCCGACGCCGTCGCGACCGTCGCCCGCACGGCTCACGACGTCGACCTGCTCGTCAACAACGCGGGCATCGGAGGCGGCACCCTGCTCGGCGACCTCACCGGCGTCCGCGCCACCCTGGACGTGAACTTCTGGGGCACCCTCTCCATGGTCCGGGCCTTCGCGCCGGTCCTGGAGAAGAACGGCGGCGGCGCCGTCCTGAACATCGCGTCCTCGGCGTCCTGGTTCGTCTTCCCCGGCAACGGCGCCTACGGGGTCTCGAAGGCGGCCGTCTGGAGCATGGGCAACGCGCTGCGCCAGGAGCTGGCCGGACAGGGAACCACCGTCACCTCGGTCCACCTCGGCGCCGCCGACACCGACATGATGAAGGGGTACGACGTGCCCAAAATGGCACCGGCGGACGTCGCGCGCGCGGCTCTCGACGGTGTCGAGGCGGCGGCGTACGAGGTCGTCGTGGACGAGTTCACCCACATGGTGAAGGCCTCGCTGAGCGGGGACCCGAGGGAGTTCGAGAGCCAGTTCCTGAAGCTTCTCCAGGCCTGACCAGCGCGGTAGGGCCGGAAGCTTCTCCAGGCCCGACCACGCGCACGGCGCCCGTTCCCACGCGGCGCCCGTTCCCGCACGGCGGCCCTGCCCCCGCCACCGCGGCAAGCGAACGAGGCCCTCACCCGGTTCTTCACCGGGCGGGGCCTCGTGCGCAGTCGTACCGCGTGCGGCGGGTCAGGCGCCGAGCGCCTGCTTCACCTGCGCGAGGCTGGGGTTGGTCATGACGACCTCGGAGCCGCCCTGCGCGGGAACGATCCGGACGGTGGGAACCGTCTGGTTTCCGCCGTTCGCCTTCTCGACGAAGGCGGCCGACTCCGGGTCCAGCTCGATGTTGATCTCGGTGTACCCGATGCCCTCGCGGTCCATCTGGCCCTTGAGGCGGCGGCAGTAGCCGCACCACGTGGTGCTGTACATCGTCACTGTGCCCGGCATGTCGTTGGTGCTCCTCTGGTCGTCTCGTCCGTTTCGCCGCACGCCCGAAGCCGGAAAGGCCGAAGCCGGAAAGGCCGAAAAGGTGCGGTGCCCGGGTCCGCGCACCATGCACCCGAAGCAGGATGATGGACGCAGAACCCGCCCTCACAACGCGCGCGGCCCCGTCGCCATTCCCCGCCGTCATCCCCGTTGCCTTTTCCGCCGTCATTCCCGCCGTCATTCCCGCAGTCGTCCCCGTCGTCATTCCCCCTCGCCGGTTCCCCACGGCCACCCCCGCCGCAGTCCCCGCCGGTATGACGGATGCGTCACCCCTGTGGACAACCATCCCGGTGGCCTCCGGCGACCTGGCAGCATGGCAGGGTGACAGCAGCAACGCATTCCACCCTCTTCCCCCAGGTGCCCGAGTCCCCGGACGCGGTCCTGGAAGGGCTCGATCCCGAGCAGCGCGAGGTCGCCCTCGCCCTGCACGGGCCGGTGTGCGTACTGGCCGGAGCGGGCACGGGCAAGACCCGCGCGATCACCCATCGCATCGCGTACGGCGTCCGCGCCGGGATCCTCCAGCCGTCCACCGTGCTGGCCGTCACGTTCA includes the following:
- a CDS encoding glutaredoxin domain-containing protein; protein product: MPGTVTMYSTTWCGYCRRLKGQMDREGIGYTEINIELDPESAAFVEKANGGNQTVPTVRIVPAQGGSEVVMTNPSLAQVKQALGA
- a CDS encoding SDR family oxidoreductase, translating into MDISGATALVTGANRGIGRHLAAQLVERGAKVYATARRPEAVDLDGVEILALDITDPDAVATVARTAHDVDLLVNNAGIGGGTLLGDLTGVRATLDVNFWGTLSMVRAFAPVLEKNGGGAVLNIASSASWFVFPGNGAYGVSKAAVWSMGNALRQELAGQGTTVTSVHLGAADTDMMKGYDVPKMAPADVARAALDGVEAAAYEVVVDEFTHMVKASLSGDPREFESQFLKLLQA
- a CDS encoding dipeptidase — translated: MSDTPDSAVQPYIEQHRESFLEDLAAWLRIPSVSAQPEHAGDVRRSAAWLSDKLRDTGFPVSEVWETPGAPAVFAEWPSDDPDAPVVLVYGHHDVQPAAREDGWHTEPFEPVVRDGRMYGRGAADDKGQVFFHTLGVRAHLAATGRTTPAVHLKLLVEGEEESGSPHFRALAEERAERLAADIVIVSDTGMWDEDTPTVCTGMRGLAECEIELYGPEQDIHSGSFGGAVPNPATEVARLVAALHDERGRVAVPGFYDGVAELSDAERALFAELPFDEAAWLRTAKSTAASGEDGYSTLERVWARPTAEVNGIGGGYQGAGSKTIIPSSALVKISFRLVAGQDPDRVEKLVRSWAEDRMPAGIRHRITFTPATRACLTPLDHPALQALARAMGRAFGKQVLFTREGGSGPAADLQDVLGAPVLFLGISVPSDGWHAPDEKVELGLLFKGVETTAHLWGELAAALRRNN
- the nudC gene encoding NAD(+) diphosphatase, coding for MSTFSTDHTNRPIGLTAPSGIDRAAHHRLDEAWLAVAWSHPTTKVFVVSGGQVLVDDTADGGTEIVMTPAFEAPLTETHRYFLGTDGDGVSYFALQKDSLPGRMDQQARPAGLREAGMLLSDRDAGLMVHAVALENWQRLHRFCSRCGERTMIAAAGHIRRCQACGAEHYPRTDPAVIMLVVDDQDRALLGRQVHWPEGRFSTLAGFVEPGESIEQSVAREVLEEAGITIGEVEYVASQPWPFPSSLMLGFMARATTSEINVDGDEIEEARWFSRDELTEAFESGEVLPPNGISIAARLIEMWYGKPLPKVRPLG
- a CDS encoding MerR family transcriptional regulator, encoding MRIGRVAERAGVSVRAMRYYEEQGLVVAARGPGDQRQYAESDVERVRFIQLLYSAGLPSKAILDILPFADTLVATPEMTLRLTGERERIQARIEDLTRARTRLDELIGLAGQYTESSPAVCSPGSG